In Eretmochelys imbricata isolate rEreImb1 chromosome 4, rEreImb1.hap1, whole genome shotgun sequence, a single window of DNA contains:
- the FASTKD5 gene encoding FAST kinase domain-containing protein 5, mitochondrial, protein MATMITCRRFPGGVRSMVAFSTTTKCGAKKRVPSRKQKEDESPEVSNTDAKTVASIRLLNPLEYRVLYNPSAYTGTKTASHQNAARNCEDSEGPFVNEFSTISAKQFQNKYSISCSRSLSSTKHTLLDLEFHKTLSTEASSVPPATLEPKEDKLLDADVEAYDTKEDPRMFQQHRPEYRSLSYDKSETLQVLPLDEGDLILHKVTVLKNGLIPGTIVEYFCKLSCSPVQQHVMVRSNTKFMMLCRYGVENIRLFSISELTDILKAFIRLAIPPTHSMLKVYETEFCRRVWDMSLDQLLLVADLWRCLGRSVPHYLQISFSYVNLHWKDLTLPQLVQLIYIIGEGRRVPQDLMQKLETLVLKYLDSFNLEEVGTISLGFFKSNSTFSEHVMRKIGDKVSGQMADMSNYALVNVLKMFRYTHVDHLEFLKQLGKVVPPRIGTIGIQGVMHITLACSALHYLDEGIMNAVASLLPSRVMYCRSKDIAKFLWSFGYLNYEPPNAERFYSSLIDQMHRKLHEFEKFPEHLLTCLLALAFSGHFLDDLIDYALSAEFIQLARESKFELRKDLFTLDGSVEIECPDYKGNRLTPQFRQEVTEMLWNFAKKEICIKPEVTEAVSLLEVMLGGPQYVKNHMILPHTRSDDVEVHLGTDRKPLPFNLEAATRAKGELQDIGIHLTDNLMNQLLKGKPSGKSLGGNKTRTETCSQKEAVEQKQAPPIRNHSAFSYEVPLTDTILNALTKSKTSPKNCPSQLRPHPGGVKLAIQVSNRNQYCYGSKQLLGLHSLKRRQLQKMGYVVVELPFWEWFPLLRRTHSEKLSYLHHKVFDSVL, encoded by the coding sequence ATGGCTACAATGATAACATGCCGAAGATTTCCAGGCGGAGTTCGCAGCATGGTTGCATTTTCAACTACAACCAAGTGCGGGGCCAAGAAGAGAGTTCCTAGTAGAAAACAAAAGGAGGATGAGAGCCCTGAAGTGAGCAACACCGATGCGAAAACTGTGGCTTCTATCAGATTGCTGAACCCTCTGGAGTACAGAGTACTTTATAATCCATCAGCCTACACAGGAACCAAAACCGCATCCCATCAGAATGCTGCTAGAAACTGTGAAGATAGTGAAGGGCCATTTGTAAATGAATTCTCCACCATCAGTGCTAAGCAGTTTCAGAATAAGTACAGCATCAGCTGTTCTCGAAGTCTATCAAGCACAAAACACACCTTGCTGGATCTGGAGTTCCATAAAACTCTTTCCACAGAGGCCAGCTCAGTGCCTCCAGCCACACTGGAGCCCAAGGAAGACAAATTGCTAGATGCTGATGTGGAGGCCTATGACACTAAGGAAGATCCCAGAATGTTTCAGCAGCACAGACCCGAATACCGATCTCTAAGTTATGACAAATCTGAGACCTTGCAGGTCCTTCCTCTAGATGAAGGTGACTTGATATTACATAAAGTAACTGTACTTAAGAATGGCCTGATCCCAGGAACCATTGTGGAATACTTTTGCAAGCTGAGCTGTTCGCCAGTGCAGCAGCATGTGATGGTGAGATCCAATACTAAGTTTATGATGCTGTGTCGTTACGGAGTTGAAAACATCCGGCTGTTTAGCATCTCAGAACTCACTGACATTTTAAAGGCCTTTATCCGTTTAGCTATTCCACCAACCCACTCCATGCTGAAAGTGTATGAGACTGAATTTTGCCGTAGGGTCTGGGACATGAGCCTGGATCAGCTACTGCTGGTGGCTGACCTGTGGCGCTGCTTGGGACGCAGCGTGCCTCACTATTTACAGATCTCCTTCAGCTATGTTAACTTGCACTGGAAAGACCTCACCTTGCCTCAGCTGGTTCAGCTGATTTATATCATCGGTGAAGGCCGGAGGGTGCCCCAAGATTTAATGCAGAAGTTGGAGACTTTAGTGTTGAAGTATTTGGATTCCTTCAACTTGGAGGAAGTGGGCACCATTTCCTTAGGGTTCTTCAAGTCCAACAGTACCTTTTCTGAGCATGTCATGAGAAAAATTGGAGACAAGGTGTCAGGCCAGATGGCAGACATGAGCAATTATGCTTTAGTGAATGTACTTAAGATGTTCCGCTATACTCATGTCGATCATTTAGAATTCTTGAAGCAACTTGGGAAAGTCGTTCCTCCTCGGATTGGTACTATAGGCATCCAGGGTGTCATGCACATAACTCTTGCTTGTTCAGCCTTGCATTACCTTGATGAAGGGATTATGAATGCAGTAGCCTCTTTGTTGCCTTCCAGGGTGATGTATTGCCGTAGCAAAGATATTGCTAAATTCTTGTGGTCATTCGGATACCTGAATTATGAGCCGCCTAATGCAGAGAGGTTTTACTCCAGCCTCATAGACCAGATGCACAGAAAGCTGCATGAATTTGAGAAGTTCCCAGAACATCTCCTCACCTGTTTGTTGGCTCTGGCATTTTCTGGGCACTTCCTAGATGACCTGATAGATTACGCTCTGAGTGCTGAGTTTATTCAGTTAGCCAGGGAGAGTAAATTTGAGCTTAGAAAGGACCTGTTCACTCTTGATGGCAGTGTAGAGATCGAGTGCCCAGATTACAAAGGTAATCGCCTTACGCCACAGTTTCGGCAAGAGGTTACTGAGATGCTGTGGAATTTTGCGAAGAAGGAAATCTGCATAAAGCCGGAAGTGACAGAAGCTGTCTCTCTACTTGAGGTAATGTTAGGTGGACCCCAGTATGTCAAAAACCACATGATTTTGCCTCACACTAGATCAGATGATGTGGAGGTCCACTTGGGCACAGACCGAAAGCCATTACCTTTTAACTTAGAAGCTGCCACAAGAGCTAAAGGAGAACTGCAAGACATTGGAATCCATCTCACAGATAACTTAATGAATCAGCTGCTGAAGGGGAAGCCCAGTGGCAAGTCACTTGGGGGTAATAAAACTCGGACAGAGACTTGTAGCCAGAAGGAGGCAGTAGAACAGAAGCAGGCTCCACCCATTCGGAAtcattctgcattttcatatGAGGTTCCTCTGACTGACACCATTTTGAATGCTTTGACCAAATCAAAGACCTCTCCTAAAAATTGTCCCTCCCAGCTAAGGCCGCATCCTGGAGGTGTGAAGCTAGCCATTCAGGTGTCAAACAGGAACCAGTATTGCTATGGTTCTAAACAGTTGTTGGGACTGCACAGCTTGAAAAGGAGGCAGCTACAGAAAATGGGATATGTGGTAGTCGAGCTGCCCTTTTGGGAATGGTTTCCTTTGCTCAGACGGACCCATTCAGAGAAGCTGAGCTACCTGCACCACAAAGTGTTTGACTCGGTTCTTTAA
- the UBOX5 gene encoding RING finger protein 37 yields the protein MVINICLPQFKPRIHCNKISADGYEVDNLISEDLAKRNRGFRSEYFIKPPVHVTLSFPFNIEICRINIDISSGGYQNFTGLDIYTSTSLNKSSWNSPESQFSGLAGQPVSDKDVFTLVGKAILKNQSKVTFSHRGFKPRPPFHQMEAVFYPGSASQDLWNKGPASLSNVSHLKICISHVAGGGLPCIKRLEVWGQPAKSCPQEVMDSVFQVASACLAQGLGIQSAGFMFPMESECVPLSNSDCEQQSLQKLVDVVQDIPEEFLDPITLEIMPFPMLLPSGKVIDQSTLEKCNRSEASWGRVPSDPFTGVAFSQHSQPLPHPSLKARIDHFLLQHSIPGTNLLGRAQVLGMVTPSSLTISSLKRKMDCMEQSPDDSNHVEPSYFSTTNLLAMSTSESGAKKMKTESDSPLAQMDCSTGPVSHEQKLSESLDIALTSALSSRPSFTARLVKGQQQPHSEGGCSSSWNANAPAEHSSRPVQGCASCNRTFSSYFKMEPVYQLPCGHLLCRPCLAEKQKSLTILCMNCKRSVSAHDVLRVHF from the exons ATGGTAATAAACATCTGCCTCCCACAGTTCAAGCCAAGAATTCACTGCAAcaag ATTTCTGCTGATGGTTATGAAGTTGACAACCTCATCTCTGAAGACCTTGCAAAGAGAAACCGGGGCTTTCGCAGTGAATATTTCATCAAGCCCCCAGTCCATGTtactctctcctttcccttcaaCATAGAAATCTGCAGGATTAACATAGACATCTCATCGGGCGGGTATCAGAATTTCACGGGGCTGGACATTTACACGTCTACCTCATTGAACAAAAGCTCTTGGAACAGCCCCGAGTCTCAGTTCTCAGGTCTGGCTGGTCAGCCTGTGTCGGACAAAGACGTTTTCACACTAGTGGGTAAAGCCATTctaaaaaatcaaagcaaagTGACGTTCAGCCATAGGGGCTTCAAGCCAAGGCCTCCTTTCCATCAGATGGAAGCTGTCTTCTACCCTGGTTCTGCATCTCAAGACCTATGGAATAAAGGCCCTGCCTCACTGAGCAATGTATCGCACTTAAAAATTTGCATCTCCCACGTAGCGGGAGGTGGCCTCCCTTGCATTAAAAGACTGGAGGTTTGGGGACAGCCAGCTAAGTCGTGCCCACAGGAAGTGATGGACAGCGTGTTCCAAGTGGCGTCTGCGTGCCTGGCTCAGGGCTTGGGCATCCAGAGTGCCGGTTTCATGTTCCCAATGGAAAGCGAGTGTGTGCCCTTAAGCAACTCCGACTGCGAACAGCAGAGTCTCCAGAAGCTGGTCGATGTGGTTCAGGATATCCCTGAAGAGTTCTTGGACCCCATCACTCTGGAGATAATGCCCTTCCCAATGCTGCTGCCATCTGGCAAGGTGATCGACCAGAGCACTCTGGAGAAATGCAACCGGAGTGAGGCTTCCTGGGGTCGGGTGCCCAGCGATCCTTTCACTGGGGTTGCCTTTAGCCAacactcccagcccctccctcacccctctctAAAGGCGAGGATAGACCACTTCCTATTACAGCACAGCATCCCGGGCACCAACCTCCTCGGGAGGGCTCAGGTCTTAGGGATGGTCACACCTTCTTCCCTAACCATATCTTCTCTGAAAAGGAAAATGGACTGTATGGAGCAAAGCCCTGATGACAGCAACCACGTAGAACCCTCTTATTTTTCTACCACAAACTTACTAGCCATGTCTACCTCCGAGAGCGGTGCTAAAAAAATGAAAACGGAGAGTGACTCGCCTTTGGCCCAAATGGACTGCTCGACAG gTCCAGTCTCTCATGAACAGAAGCTGTCAGAAAGCTTGGACATTGCCTTGACCTCTGCACTCAGCTCTAGGCCATCATTTACAGCTAGGTTGGTAAAAGGCCAGCAGCAGCCGCATAGCGAGGGGGGCTGCAGCAGTTCGTGGAATGCAAATGCCCCAGCTG AGCACAGTAGCCGGCCGGTTCAAGGATGCGCTTCCTGTAATAGAACATTTTCTTCTTATTTCAAAATGGAGCCTGTTTACCAGCTTCCCTGCGGCCACCTCCTCTGTCGTCCTTGCTTAGCTGAAAAGCAGAAGTCCTTAACGATACTGTGCATGAATTGTAAAAGGTCAGTCTCCGCTCATGACGTGCTGAGGGTCCACTTTTAA